Below is a window of Edaphobacter dinghuensis DNA.
AGCTACAACTACATTCCAAGCAAGGAACCTTCTATGCGCTTATCTCGTTTATCGCTCGCTGCCCTTGGTCTTGTCCTGGCTTCGGCTTCATTCGCACACGCCGATACCATCATCGACAATCTGCCCACCGGCACAAACAATTACTTTCCTATAGGCATCGACGGCGCTAATGTCTCGCCTCAATATGAGGCCATCGGGGTTGGGTTTACCCCCACAGCGAATGTAACTCTCACCGAAACCCAGGTGTTGGTCAATCATTTTTCCCTCCAGAACACGAACGCCAACTTCGATGAGCTTCTCTTTACCAATAACGGAGGAGTTCCTGGAACCCTCGTTGCAGATCTGGCCACAGACCTTGTCGCTCCGACCGTTTCCAATCCGACCTCTGCCAGCATCGTCGATGTATCTGGATTGTCCGTAGCGCTTACAGCGGGCAACGAATATTGGTTTGTGCTGGCTCCGTACGACACGAACTCCTTCATTGGCTGGGCTGAGGATGGAGCATCGGTACTGCCCGAAGCCGGAACTCGCTCTGGCACAACCTCCAGCGGTTGGAGATTCGTCTACGAGGGTGGCTCAGAACAAGTTGCGCTCTTTAGCGGATCTACGGCCGTCACGCCCGAGCCCTCTACGTTCATGCTTCTCGGCACCGGCATTCTCGGCCTGGCGGGAGCAGTGCGCCGCAAGCTCTCAAACTAAAGGTTTGAGCGTGTAGCGGTCCAACCCATGCGCTTCAGGTGCCTCTTTACCTGCGCATAATATTCTCCACGCTCGAAGGAGCGACACAGGAAACCCGCCCGGAAAGGCGGGTTTTCTGTTCTTTCAGATGTTTGCCCACATTCTGTGAAACGATGATGCGTAGCTCATTCTGAAAATTCCTGGTGTCTGTTCAGAGGTCGGCATGAAGGCGAAACGAACGCGTTGGCTGGCGGCATGTGCTCTCATCGCGTATAGCGTAATCCTCATCAGGCTCGTCGTCTTCAAGGCCATCCCTGTCATTCGTATCGGACACCTCAGGTTCAGGTTCGCCGGCCCTCACACAGGCCCTGCCAACCTCGTCCCCTTCAAGACCATCGCTCCTGAACTCATCGGCCACGGAAATCGCTTAATAGACCTGGTGAACCTGATGGGCAACATCATTCCGTTTATGCCGATAGGGCTCCTTGCCCCGCTCGTCTTTCGATCCATCACATGGCAGAAGGCGCTCGCCCTCGGCGTGGCCATCGGGCTGACCTTCGAGACGATGGAGCTCATCTTCCGCGTAGGTATCTTCGACGTCGATGACATCATGACGAACGCACTCGGCGTCCTACTCGGCTACGCAGTATTTGCAATGTTCAAAACGCCAGCACAACCCCGCTTAAACTAAGCTCTTCAATCCTCATAAACGCTGTGCTCGTCAGTTCAACAGTTCACCGCCCACAAGCCGACTTCTCGTTACTGATCCGGATCGATGAACGACTTGGCGATTTGGCGCTCGCCGAATTCTGTCGGACCTTCGGTCCCGAGTGACCGGAACCGGGCACCATCCCGCTTACTACGCTACCTCCGAATCCGTAACCACGCATAGACGTGCTAGCCTCAATTCGATGAGAAAGAAGAAATTCTCCGAAGCAGAAAAAGAGGAAGCCGGTAGGACATTCGGGAGTGTCTGGTACCGTTTCTTCCCCGACCTGAGCAAAAGATACCGGCACTATCCACACGGAGTCTCGCACTATACCAACGCGGCAGGGTTGTTAGGTATCTGTCGAACCAATGCACTTTGGGCAACATGCGCGCAGTATTCCAATGATTACTCAGAGGCGCTATACGGAGCAGAAATCGCCAAGGGGCTGTTCGACAATCTTGATTCCTACGAACGGTCTACTCTCGGAGTTTCATTGAGCTTTGTAGTTGGCAGGCCGCTTTTTGCGCCTCCCCATATACGGGAGTGGGGATCTCTCGACGCATTCACTGTCTCATTTTGTAAGTCGAAGGATCTTTTGAGTCAGTGGAGAGGTTACGGATCGAAACTTGGGTTTGAGATCAGATTCTCCGGAATGGCGGTGGGAAATGCTACACGGAGTAAGAAAACTGTTTCGCTGCAATCTGATGCGATGCTAACTGGAGTTTGGGCCAAGATTGAGTACAACCCAAAGTCGCAGCTAAACATGATTTCCGAAACGATGTCTCAAATAGCGGACGCCCGAAGAGAACTGGAAAAAGATTGTTACTTCGAAGTCTTCCACTCGCCAATGCTGATGCATCTTGCCCTTTTAGAAATCGCAAGATGGGTCCATTCAGTTAAGCACCCGAAATTTGAGGAAGAGCAGGAATGGCGTATTATTTCCTTTCTTAATTCTGGTCCCACATCCCCTCTCTCGACTAGATCTGCGGGTATGGAGTTTCGTGAAGGTCAGCATGGGATAATGCCCTACGTTGAGCTTCGTCCGGATGATGGCAAGCTTCTCCCTATCACCGAGGTTGTGTGCGGACCGGGTGCAAACGAGTCCCTGACGCCCAAAGCTGTCGAACTTCTGCTTGCGAGATATGGTTTTAGCAATTTCGATGTAACCACTTCCGAAGTGCCGCTAAGGCCGCTATGATTTGCAAATAGTATCTGCGGATCAACAGCGGGGAAGTCGGCTAAGCCCAGCGATCCAGCGAGTATGACTTCACGGTTGGCCTTTAGCGCAATGCGCTCATTGAGCGCTGACCAAGGTCTTTCAATCTACAACTCCTCATAAACGCCGTTCCCGCCCTATCCAAAGACACCACACCAACCCGCAATAGCCCGAACCTGCCGCTCGAATCCAGTCTCATCGCGGCAGTTCATTAAACCCTCGTCCGCTCTGGATCATTGGCACACATCGTTCTGCTCGCGCCGCTCTGGTCTTTGCCTGCTTCGCGCTGGAGATGTGGAAGGCGTATGACTTTCTCCGCCCCGGCGTCAGCGCATCGAAACACGCCTTCAAACCCGCGTCTTTATTCAACAGGGCCTGCAGCTCCACGGGAATGGTGTACTCCGACGGCTTCCTGAGCTCTACCTTCCTGCCAGCCCGCTCCAGCTCGATGGCCTCGCAGAGATAGCTTCGCAGAGACGACTGCAACGCAGTAATCTCTTTGATCGAAGTAAACTTTACCCATCGTCCCGCCTGCGTATGCTCTCCGGCTTTTTTAAGAATGTGCCTGGGGTCTTTGAGCAGAGCGCCCTTGAAGAACGCCAGCGCGCACGTCTCCTTCAGCGGAACGACAATCGCGACGTTTTTCTTCAGAAAGGTGAAGCACGGTTTGCCCCACTTGACCTCTTCGATCAGGTCGCAGCCAAGCGCAATCTCTCGCAGCTTGTCCGTCTCCTTCTGCCACTTCTCTGCATAGGGAACCTGCATCGCTCTCCCTCCCTCATCTCAAATCGCCGCGCTCGTCGGTGCCGTGGAGCCAGCATACCGCGCAGCCGTATCGCACGAGGAGCATTCACCACCACCCCTGCCTCAGCATTCACCACCCCGCTTCATTTCTATATAGTCGATACTGTCCGGCGAAATCGCCATAGAAGCCGCTCCACCATGCCCGACGAAGCCCAACCCGACAACCCCGGCCTCGCCATCCGCCTAGCCTTCGGCCTCTATAAGACCGTCATCTCGCCCATCCTGCACGCCTTCAACCCCTCGCAGTGCCTCTATCTGCCCACCTGCTCCGAGTACGCCTACGTCGCCATGGTCCGTTTCGGCCCCATCCGAGGCTCCTGGCTCGCCCTCCGGCGCTTCGCCCGCTGCCATCCCTTCGCCAAAGGCGGCCTCGACCCCGTGCCCGACCGAAACCCCGAGACCCCCGATTCCGTCTCCATTCACACAGACCATTTACCATAGAGCAGGCGCAGCCCCGTGCTGCCCGAGCCATCGCTTCAGCAAAAGAATAGGAAATCTCCTTGGCAGAGTTTAAAAACCCCAATCAGCAGGGCGGACAGGACAACAACTCGTTCCTGCTCATGATGCTCGTCCTGATCGCCGTCTTCTTCGGCCTGCAGTACTACCACACCAAAGACGCCGGCAAGAACAAGCCCGCCACCCCCACCGCTGCGCAGAGCACCACCATCAGCCAGAACACCCCGGCCTCTAACGCGCCCGCCGCCACGCAGCCGTCCTCATCCGCCGCCGCTGCCGCCAAGCCCGCGCAATCCGCCGTGCCCACCGTCCAGGCCACTGCCGCGACCACCACCGTCGTCGAGAACGAGCTCTACCGCATCACCTTCTCCAACAAGGGCGGACAGGTCGTTAGCTGGATTCTCAAGAACAAGCCCGGCGGCGGCGTCTTCAAGGACGACGACGGCAAGCCCCTCGACATCATTCACCAGCAGGCCGCCGCCAAGTACGGCTACCCGCTCTCGCTCCAGACCGGCGACGCGGCGCTGAACGCCACCCTCACCAACGCCCTCTACGTCCCCTCGGCCACCGGCAACCTCGCCGCGCCCGCCACCCTCACCTTTAAATACTCCGCAGGCGACCTCACCGTCACCAAGACCTTCACCTTCGACGAGACCTACGTCCTCCACGCCGATGTCCAGGTCACGCAAAACGGCCAGCCCGTCCGTGCCTACCTCATGTGGCCCGGCGGCTTCGGCGACCAGGACAACTCCACCGGTTACGCCAGCGCCCAGATCGACACCAACATCGACGGCAAGACCGAGCACCTCTCGCAAAAGAAGGTCACCACCGGCAACACCACCAACGGCCCCATCGCCTGGGCCGGCACCAGCGAAGCCTTCTTCGCCGCCGTCTTCCTTCCCGACGCGCCCGCCACCGCCGTCCTCACCACCACCAAAAACGAGATCGACGTCAGCAAGACCATCCACAAATCCAGCTTCAGCATGTCCAAAGGCGCGATCAACGTGCCTATGCTCGGCGCCGGAATCGGCAGCACCAACGGCCACATTCAGTCGCGCATCTTCGTCGGCCCCAAGGCCATCAAGGTGCTCAAGGCCATCAAAGCCTCCGACAACGGCCCCAGCCTCGAGTCGCTGCTCGACTTCGGCTTCTTCGGCGTCATCGGCAAATACCTCTTCATCACGCTCCAGTTCATCCACTCCGCCGGAGTCACCAACTGGGGATGGGCCATCATCCTGCTCACCGTGCTCATCAACATCCTCATGCTGCCCTTCCGCATCAAGACCATGCAGAACGGCCTGAAGATGCAGCGCATTCAGCCGCAGATGAACGCCATCAAGGAGAAGTACAAGAAGTACAAGGCCACCGACCCCAAGAAGTCCGAGATGAACGCCGAGATCATGAAGCTCCAGAAGGACAACGGAGTCAACATGTTCGGCGGCTGCATTCCGACGCTGATCACCCTGCCCTTGCTCTACGCCTTCTACGGCATGCTGCCCCGCGTCGTCGAGCTGCGCCACGCCCACTGGCTCTGGATCCCCGACCTGCAAAACCCCGACCCCTGGCACATCCTGCCCATCGTCATGGTCATCAGCCAGTTTCTGGTGCAGTACTACACGCCATCTCCCGGCGTAGACCCCAGCCAGCAGAAGATGATGGCCTTCACCATGCCTGCCATCTCCGGCTGGTTCACCTGGTACTACGGCGCCGGACTCGCCCTCTACTGGGCAGTCGGCAACTTCATTGGCATCATCCAGCAAGCCGTAATGAACCGCACCAGCCTGGGCAAAGAGATGCGCGAAGTCGCCGCCAAACGAGCTCGCCGCAAAGCAGGCACAGGCAAAGTCATCCAGGGCAAACAGTAATCACGGCAAGCAATAATTTTGTGACGGCATGGCTGAAAGTATGCCACCCCCGCGCCGGGTGCCCCACGTCCCGATTCTGGGACGTGGGTTGAACCACCCCAACCGCACGCCACCCCTCAACCGAAGCCCGCACAACAACCCACGTCATCTCGACCGAAGCGAAGCGTAGTGGAGAGACCCCTATATTTCGTCTTTGCCTTTTGCATAGAATCTGCAATACCGTTCTCCCATGCCGGAGATCTCCTACATCCTTGCCAGCGGCTTCAAGCACCTCTACATCGGCGTAACTACCGAGCTTGAGCACCGCATCCTGCAACACAAAAATGGATCATTCCCCGACAGCTTCACCGAGCGATACAACATCAAGTACCTCGTCTACTTCGAGCGCTTCGCCGACCTTTCCTCCGCCATCACCCGCGAAAAGCAGTTAAAGCGCTGGTCCCGCATCAAGAAGCTACGCCTGATCGTGAATGAAAACCCAACATGGCGCGATCTAAGCGAAGACTGGGGTAAACCAATCGAGCCGTTCCGGGAAGAAAATCTCAAGCCGCCGCTCTCGTTTTCCTCTAAATAGCGAGCCAAGCCGAAAGACAAAATACAGGGGTCTCTCCACTACGGCGGCAAAAACCGCCGCCTTCGGTCGAGATGACGTACCTTTGGGACAGCCACTAAAACCCCATCCGAACGTCGACCAGACCACCAACCAAACCCACGTCATCTCGACCGAAGCGAAGCGCAGTGGAGAGACCCCTGTATTTCGTCTTTGCCTTTTGCATGCGTTGAACCACCACAAATCCCCCACAAAAAATTGTAACCAAACCTACCAGTAGGTAGTCTCATCTGCATATGAGCGGAGAGACTGCAGACCTCATCATGGACGTAGCCCATCGCCTCCTCACCGAGCGCGGATACTCCGCCTTCAGCTACGCCGATATCGCCCAGGAGATCCAGATCCGCAAGGCGAGCATCCATCACCACTTTCCCACCAAAACCGCCCTCGTCGTCGCCGTATTGGAGCGGCACAGGCTTCGCATGCAGGAGGCCCATGCCGCCTTGGACGAGCGCGTCTCCTCGCCCCTCAACCGCTTGAAGAAGTACGTCGAATACTGGGAGGTCTGCATTCGCAACAGGACCGAGCCCTTCTGCATCGCCGCCCTCCTCGGTGCCGAACTCCCCGGTCTCCCCGACGAGATTCAAATCGAGGTCGGCAAACACTTCCTCTCCCTCCGTCAATGGATCGCCAGGACCATGAAGGACGGCGTAAAGCAGAAGACCATCAAGCTTCAGGAAACACCGGACATCGAGGCTGAGATGCTCATGGCCGCCGTCCACGGCGCAATGCTCTCGGCCCGCGTCAACAACTCCAGCGCCATCTTCAAACAGGTCACCACCCAGGCAATGCAAAGGCTTTCCATCCGATAAGAAAGCCGGATTGCAGAGTCGTAGCAAATCTCATCATTCCCAACCTACCAACTAGAAGGTAGTCACGAAAGGAATCACAAGATGACCACAACAGAAACATTGCAGCCAACCAAAAACCTGCGCAACCTCTATCTCACCCGCACCGCCGTCCAGTTCCTCTGGGCAGCGGCAACCATCGCGACCGCCGCCACGAACCCGGCACTCGCCGCAGCCCTTCTCGTTCTCTACCCGCTCTGGGACGTCGCCTGCACCCTCTACGACCTCAAGACCTCCAGTGATGCCACATCCGCGACAACGCTCTATATCAATGCTGCTGCCGGAATCCTCACCGCCATCGGCATCGGCCTCACCGCCTATGCTCATCCCCAATACGCCGTGGCGATCTTCGGTGCGTGGGCTCTCCTTGCCGGCCTCCTGCAATTTGTAGTGGGCCTCATCCGCAGGCAACGCATGGGCGGCCAGTGGGCAATGATCTTGAGCGGTCTTCAATCGACGGCCGCAGGTGTCGCGTTCGTGGTCGGCGGACTCAATGGCAAGTTCCACATCAAGGATCTCGGTGGATACGCCATCTTCGGCGCAGTCTACTTCCTGATCGCTGGCATCCTGCTTAGTCGCAAGCGCTGAAAAACCGCAGCCCGGCGGGGCCAAAGAATCCAGCCGGGCTGCACGCCGCTGAATGAACCGGAAAGCCGGGTTCAATATGGACGTAGCCAACTCAGCGTGAGCGAAATCAAGCCTCAAAATCCCTGTCAAAACCGCCCACACCCAAGAGGAAGAAGAAGGGAGTTGGAAATATTGGAAACCCACCCCCCACCATGAGACGATAATGCTGTACAGAGCACAGCAATGACCTCAACCAGCAAGCCCACCGACGATAAGACCGCTAAGATCAAAGAGTTCCTCGACACCCTGCTTGCCTCAAGCGGCCTGAGGCTCGACTTCGCGATCCTCGCCGCCAACCCGCAAACGCAGGCCGCCTCCGAGCCCGAGATCTCCGTCGAGTTCACCGGCCCCGACACCTCGCTGCTCACCGCCCGCAACGCTGAGCTCCTTCACTCCATCGAGCACCTCGCTGCCAAGGTCCTCCGCTTCGAGCCCGAGCAGCACGACCGCATCTCCTTCGACGCCGAAAACTTCAAGGCCCTCCGCAACCGCGAGCTCGAGCTCATGGCCGAGGCCGGCGCCGACCGCGTCCACGCCACCCACCGCCCCTACGCCTTCCCGCCCATGAACTCCCGCGAACGCCGCCTGCTGCACCTCGCCCTCAGCAACCTCGGCCTGCCCACCGCCTCCACCAGCGACGGCCCCCGCCGCTTCGTCGTCGCCTACCCCAAAGGCACCGAGCCGGTAGAACCCAAAGGCCCCTCCACCCAGGACCGCACCCACGCCATCCGCAAAACCTTCCGCCGCCGCTAAACGCCGAACACCCCCCACCGCACGTCATATCGACCGAAGCGAAGTGGAGAGACCCCTGTATTTGCCTTTCCCCACAAAGCGCCACAAATTTCCCCAAGCAAAAACGCCCCATCCTCTCGCAGAATCCATACAGACTCAGCAAAAGAACAGGGCGTCATGAAGCCACCCACAACTACTGCACGTCGCTGACCTGCCCGTTCATAAAGATCACCTTCATATCGGGATACTTATAGATCTTCTTCGCCCCCAGATCGATGATCTGCTGCGGCGCACCCATCGTCGCCGTCACCTGATCGATCGTTTGTCCCAGCGCAATCGTCGGGGCCTGGCCGCCCTGGGCCGGAGCACCCGCCGGCGGAGCGACCACCGCACCGCCAACCACCGTACCCGTCGTCGTCGAAACCGCGCAGTGCGGCTCGCACGACCGCGCCACCGTGCCGTTATCACGCGCCCGAACCTGGTCCGCAGCGTTCTCCGACAGCACCGCCTCAATCATCTTCGCCGCATCGTCCACCGACATCGTCGCCAGTGCACCCTTCGGCAGCTTGAACGCCAGCGTACCCGAATACCGCTTCGCCGCCTGATACTGACTGTAGTTGCCGCCAAACGTCGCCAGCACCGCATCGCACGTCAGAAACGTGACCTTCAGATCGTCTTCATGGCTGTTGCTGCTGCTGTTGATCTTGGTGATATAGACCTTCTGGCCCGGCTGCAGCACCTGCGAATTGTTGCTCCTCAGCAGGCCCAGACCCTTCGACCGCTGCTTCACCTGCCCATCCACCACCGGGTTCTCAAACGTGATCATCGTCGGATAAGGCTCCGCATTGATGCCGTCGGCCTCAATCGTCATCACCGTTCCCGGCACCGCCGCGACTCCCTGCATATTGATCTCGGTCAGCTTGAACCTCTGTTTAAGTCCTACTGTCACATCCTCCTGCGCCACTGCGGCAGGGGCCATGCTCAAAGCCAGCATTAAGACGGACAAGACTCCGAAAGTAAGTTTACGGACACACGACGAACGAATCAGCATTCACCAGCTCCTGATAAAAGAGTGAAATATTTTGGGATTGAATAAGGCTTAAACCCTGCCCTCTCAAGTCTTAGCTCAGACTTTGCAAGGCGCGGAGATAGGGTAGCAGATCAAAGCCGCCCAACAATTAAAAATATACATAATGCGATATACCGTCTCACCAGCCGAGACAAGCCCGGCACAAAACCGGGTGCCCCATGTCCCGCTTCTGGGACATCGGTTGAACCACCACCACGTCACCCTAAACCCACATCATCTAGACCGAACCACCCCAAACCCACGTCATCTCGACCGAAGGCGAAGCCGAAGTGGAGAGACCCCTGTATTTAGTTTTTGTCGTTGCCGTTGTTTTTGTCGTTGCCGTTACAACCCAACTCACCCACCCACAACGCTCTTGTCCCACCGATGCGCGCGGCTCTCCTTAGCGACCCGCACCGAACTCGGCGCAGCCCCGCTCCGCTCCAGATACTTGTGCCACTCTTCGGTCTCGGCTGCCCGC
It encodes the following:
- a CDS encoding GIY-YIG nuclease family protein gives rise to the protein MPEISYILASGFKHLYIGVTTELEHRILQHKNGSFPDSFTERYNIKYLVYFERFADLSSAITREKQLKRWSRIKKLRLIVNENPTWRDLSEDWGKPIEPFREENLKPPLSFSSK
- the yidD gene encoding membrane protein insertion efficiency factor YidD codes for the protein MPDEAQPDNPGLAIRLAFGLYKTVISPILHAFNPSQCLYLPTCSEYAYVAMVRFGPIRGSWLALRRFARCHPFAKGGLDPVPDRNPETPDSVSIHTDHLP
- a CDS encoding VanZ family protein, which translates into the protein MKAKRTRWLAACALIAYSVILIRLVVFKAIPVIRIGHLRFRFAGPHTGPANLVPFKTIAPELIGHGNRLIDLVNLMGNIIPFMPIGLLAPLVFRSITWQKALALGVAIGLTFETMELIFRVGIFDVDDIMTNALGVLLGYAVFAMFKTPAQPRLN
- a CDS encoding DUF308 domain-containing protein; the protein is MTTTETLQPTKNLRNLYLTRTAVQFLWAAATIATAATNPALAAALLVLYPLWDVACTLYDLKTSSDATSATTLYINAAAGILTAIGIGLTAYAHPQYAVAIFGAWALLAGLLQFVVGLIRRQRMGGQWAMILSGLQSTAAGVAFVVGGLNGKFHIKDLGGYAIFGAVYFLIAGILLSRKR
- a CDS encoding DUF2971 domain-containing protein, which codes for MRKKKFSEAEKEEAGRTFGSVWYRFFPDLSKRYRHYPHGVSHYTNAAGLLGICRTNALWATCAQYSNDYSEALYGAEIAKGLFDNLDSYERSTLGVSLSFVVGRPLFAPPHIREWGSLDAFTVSFCKSKDLLSQWRGYGSKLGFEIRFSGMAVGNATRSKKTVSLQSDAMLTGVWAKIEYNPKSQLNMISETMSQIADARRELEKDCYFEVFHSPMLMHLALLEIARWVHSVKHPKFEEEQEWRIISFLNSGPTSPLSTRSAGMEFREGQHGIMPYVELRPDDGKLLPITEVVCGPGANESLTPKAVELLLARYGFSNFDVTTSEVPLRPL
- the yidC gene encoding membrane protein insertase YidC, encoding MAEFKNPNQQGGQDNNSFLLMMLVLIAVFFGLQYYHTKDAGKNKPATPTAAQSTTISQNTPASNAPAATQPSSSAAAAAKPAQSAVPTVQATAATTTVVENELYRITFSNKGGQVVSWILKNKPGGGVFKDDDGKPLDIIHQQAAAKYGYPLSLQTGDAALNATLTNALYVPSATGNLAAPATLTFKYSAGDLTVTKTFTFDETYVLHADVQVTQNGQPVRAYLMWPGGFGDQDNSTGYASAQIDTNIDGKTEHLSQKKVTTGNTTNGPIAWAGTSEAFFAAVFLPDAPATAVLTTTKNEIDVSKTIHKSSFSMSKGAINVPMLGAGIGSTNGHIQSRIFVGPKAIKVLKAIKASDNGPSLESLLDFGFFGVIGKYLFITLQFIHSAGVTNWGWAIILLTVLINILMLPFRIKTMQNGLKMQRIQPQMNAIKEKYKKYKATDPKKSEMNAEIMKLQKDNGVNMFGGCIPTLITLPLLYAFYGMLPRVVELRHAHWLWIPDLQNPDPWHILPIVMVISQFLVQYYTPSPGVDPSQQKMMAFTMPAISGWFTWYYGAGLALYWAVGNFIGIIQQAVMNRTSLGKEMREVAAKRARRKAGTGKVIQGKQ
- a CDS encoding PEP-CTERM sorting domain-containing protein encodes the protein MRLSRLSLAALGLVLASASFAHADTIIDNLPTGTNNYFPIGIDGANVSPQYEAIGVGFTPTANVTLTETQVLVNHFSLQNTNANFDELLFTNNGGVPGTLVADLATDLVAPTVSNPTSASIVDVSGLSVALTAGNEYWFVLAPYDTNSFIGWAEDGASVLPEAGTRSGTTSSGWRFVYEGGSEQVALFSGSTAVTPEPSTFMLLGTGILGLAGAVRRKLSN
- a CDS encoding YdeI/OmpD-associated family protein, producing MQVPYAEKWQKETDKLREIALGCDLIEEVKWGKPCFTFLKKNVAIVVPLKETCALAFFKGALLKDPRHILKKAGEHTQAGRWVKFTSIKEITALQSSLRSYLCEAIELERAGRKVELRKPSEYTIPVELQALLNKDAGLKACFDALTPGRRKSYAFHISSAKQAKTRAARAERCVPMIQSGRGFNELPR
- a CDS encoding TetR/AcrR family transcriptional regulator, which translates into the protein MSGETADLIMDVAHRLLTERGYSAFSYADIAQEIQIRKASIHHHFPTKTALVVAVLERHRLRMQEAHAALDERVSSPLNRLKKYVEYWEVCIRNRTEPFCIAALLGAELPGLPDEIQIEVGKHFLSLRQWIARTMKDGVKQKTIKLQETPDIEAEMLMAAVHGAMLSARVNNSSAIFKQVTTQAMQRLSIR
- a CDS encoding Jag family protein, with the translated sequence MTSTSKPTDDKTAKIKEFLDTLLASSGLRLDFAILAANPQTQAASEPEISVEFTGPDTSLLTARNAELLHSIEHLAAKVLRFEPEQHDRISFDAENFKALRNRELELMAEAGADRVHATHRPYAFPPMNSRERRLLHLALSNLGLPTASTSDGPRRFVVAYPKGTEPVEPKGPSTQDRTHAIRKTFRRR